From Glycine soja cultivar W05 chromosome 4, ASM419377v2, whole genome shotgun sequence, the proteins below share one genomic window:
- the LOC114410570 gene encoding uncharacterized protein LOC114410570, with protein sequence MAGYITLLQCWIYEHFLTVHQCIIDDAYAEASPRASRWLTSKAHMTRIKRAQYRARIKALTVTNVFWMPYAEHRGVKGFDLISAYTGQLRWGQIVVYVRPERVVRQFRYIQTVPPPPIRDSLTDADIDGQWLHFSDHLVPAGEICAVPVQVAPDYMDWFFWILHPFVTPTEDNAELRHPPTPHDEEFVKPPIPEVSIASDLPTYSVVDYQGCQGMAEDLGAIAEDLERVINLRMVIEGTDLYAIMARYMRRVRGDAAYGNLRPRQRRRID encoded by the exons ATGGCGGGTTACATTACACTACTTCAG TGCTGGATATACGAGCACTTTCTGACGGTGCATCAGTGCATCATTGATGATGCTTATGCTGAGGCAAGCCCACGTGCCTCCAGGTGGCTTACGAGTAAGGCTCATATGACGAGGATCAAGAGAGCCCAATACCGGGCACGTATAAAAGCCCTGACCGTGACTAACGTGTTCTGGATGCCCTATGCTGAGCACCGAGGAGTTAAGGGCTTTGACTTGATCTCGGCGTACACGGGCCAGCTCAGATGGGGTCAGATTGTCGTCTACGTTCGACCAGAGCGGGTTGTTCGACAATTCAGGTACATTCAGACCGTCCCTCCGCCGCCAATTCGTGATTCGTTGACAGATGCTGATATAGACGGTCAGTGGCTGCACTTTTCAGACCATCTAGTACCTGCGGGGGAGATCTGTGCAGTTCCTGTCCAGGTGGCACCAGATTACATGGATtggtttttttggattttgcacCCGTTCGTCACGCCGACCGAGGACAATGCTGAGCTGAGACATCCGCCTACCCCACATGATGAGGAGTTCGTCAAGCCACCTATCCCGGAGGTTTCAATTGCATCCGATCTCCCTACGTATTCAGTG GTTGACTACCAAGGATGTCAAGGGATGGCTGAGGATTTAGGAGCGATTGCTGAGGATTTGGAGCGGGTCATCAACCTCAGGATGGTCATTGAAGGCACTGACTTATATGCCATCATGGCTCGTTACATGAGGAGAGTTAGAGGTGACGCCGCATATGGAAATCTTAGGCCGCGACAAAGACGCCGCATAGATtag